The following proteins come from a genomic window of Gemmatimonadota bacterium:
- a CDS encoding DUF5916 domain-containing protein, producing MIWSVLALSLATSPGGASAADTVFYSGRDGRLAVDPPRIEAPSISVDGRLDEPEWAEAAVLGGFTQYTPVEGIPATQDTEVRVFYSADAIYFGFHVFDDDPDGILAFLTERDRSSFGNDWVRVMLDTFDDQRQAYSFFVNPYGIQTDGLWLESLPPAGGVPTNPKVDFNVDFIWDSQGRIVEDGWIVELRIPYVSIRFPDRPVQDWGLQIARGVTRTDFKSSWAPLTLDISSVLAQSGKLVGLHDIHPKRLVQLNPEMTGSVRGDRASGTFQRGDFDPEVGLNARYGLTPNLVLDATLYPDFSQVEADADQIQVNERFALFFPEKRPFFLDGTEIFLTPQRLVHTRRVADPIGGAKLTGKLGDFSVAYMGAVDESPTSVFGGSDNAIFNMLRLRRDVGSGSTLGLLYTDRTLTSDVYNRVLSTDVRLLFGGRYALQTQLTGSWTATGTTGTAPALKPMVTLDLSRSSRFSTFQFKLEDTHPEFRALSGFIPRVGDTELTAVGGFTRYGAPGAVLERWGSQIRWNSFYRHDDFWDGVRPFEWEVEFWPSLALRGARSVTAVLRVGGFDFPPEAFEGYQVLDSNGQAQPFAPPPAVSPIFGVAIIPNVRVTDRIRLTGRSFFREVPLYDEGSQGWEIQLAPSLQLTPNDAWRFDLSHTWSHLTRSADGSDFSTVHISRVGVQYQFGRAVFLRLIAQYDLERRTALRHPVTGQPLLIDGDVQDAEERGDFQGQALLSYEPSPGTIFFVGYSRLMDGPYGYRLARKNPVTDGFFIKLSYLLRL from the coding sequence ATGATCTGGTCCGTCCTCGCGCTCTCGCTCGCCACTTCCCCGGGGGGCGCTTCGGCCGCCGACACGGTGTTCTACAGCGGTCGGGACGGCCGCCTGGCCGTGGACCCGCCACGGATCGAGGCTCCTTCCATCTCAGTGGACGGACGGTTGGATGAACCCGAGTGGGCCGAGGCCGCCGTCCTGGGTGGCTTCACGCAGTACACCCCCGTCGAGGGGATCCCGGCCACGCAGGACACCGAGGTGCGGGTGTTCTATTCGGCGGACGCCATCTACTTCGGGTTCCATGTCTTCGACGACGACCCCGACGGGATCCTGGCCTTCCTCACCGAGCGTGACCGTTCCTCGTTCGGCAACGACTGGGTCCGCGTCATGCTCGACACCTTCGACGACCAGCGCCAAGCCTACTCCTTCTTCGTCAACCCCTACGGCATCCAGACGGACGGACTCTGGTTGGAGAGCCTCCCGCCTGCGGGAGGTGTGCCCACCAATCCGAAGGTGGACTTCAACGTCGACTTCATCTGGGACTCGCAGGGCCGGATCGTGGAGGACGGGTGGATCGTGGAGCTGCGCATCCCCTACGTGTCCATCCGCTTTCCGGACCGACCGGTGCAGGATTGGGGGCTGCAGATCGCTCGTGGCGTCACGCGGACGGATTTCAAGTCGTCCTGGGCCCCGCTCACCCTGGACATCTCCAGCGTGCTGGCTCAAAGCGGGAAGCTGGTGGGCCTGCACGACATCCATCCCAAGCGCCTGGTTCAGCTCAACCCCGAGATGACCGGCAGCGTCCGCGGCGACCGCGCCTCCGGCACGTTCCAGCGTGGTGACTTCGACCCCGAGGTCGGCCTGAACGCGCGCTACGGTCTGACGCCCAATCTGGTCCTGGACGCCACGCTCTACCCGGATTTCTCCCAGGTGGAGGCGGACGCGGACCAGATCCAGGTCAACGAGCGTTTCGCGCTCTTCTTCCCCGAGAAGCGCCCGTTCTTCCTGGACGGCACGGAGATCTTCCTGACCCCGCAGCGGCTCGTGCACACGCGGCGCGTCGCGGATCCCATCGGAGGAGCCAAGCTGACAGGCAAGTTGGGTGACTTCAGCGTCGCCTACATGGGCGCCGTGGACGAAAGCCCTACCTCGGTGTTCGGCGGCTCCGATAACGCCATCTTCAACATGCTGCGTCTGCGGCGGGACGTGGGTAGTGGCTCGACCCTGGGGCTCCTGTACACGGATCGCACGCTGACCTCTGACGTCTACAATCGCGTGCTGTCGACCGACGTGCGCCTGTTGTTCGGCGGCCGCTACGCACTGCAGACCCAGTTGACCGGAAGCTGGACCGCCACGGGTACCACCGGGACCGCGCCTGCGCTGAAGCCGATGGTAACGCTGGACCTCAGTCGCAGCTCACGCTTCAGTACATTCCAGTTCAAGCTGGAGGATACGCACCCCGAGTTCCGTGCCCTCTCGGGGTTCATCCCCCGGGTCGGCGACACCGAGCTCACGGCGGTGGGAGGTTTCACACGCTACGGGGCACCGGGCGCCGTGTTGGAGCGCTGGGGCAGCCAGATCCGCTGGAACAGCTTCTACCGGCACGACGATTTCTGGGATGGCGTGCGGCCGTTCGAGTGGGAGGTCGAGTTCTGGCCCTCCCTCGCGTTGCGCGGTGCGCGCTCCGTGACGGCGGTCCTGCGGGTCGGAGGGTTCGACTTTCCACCCGAAGCCTTCGAGGGCTATCAGGTGCTGGATTCGAACGGCCAGGCTCAGCCGTTCGCCCCGCCTCCTGCCGTCTCGCCCATCTTCGGCGTCGCGATCATCCCCAACGTCCGCGTCACAGACCGCATCCGACTGACCGGGCGCTCCTTCTTCCGGGAGGTACCGCTCTACGACGAGGGGTCGCAGGGGTGGGAGATCCAACTCGCGCCCTCCCTGCAGCTCACGCCCAACGACGCGTGGCGCTTCGACCTCAGCCATACCTGGTCCCATTTGACCCGCAGCGCCGACGGCAGCGACTTCAGCACGGTGCACATCTCGCGGGTGGGCGTGCAGTACCAGTTCGGGCGCGCGGTCTTTCTGCGCTTGATCGCACAGTACGACCTGGAACGACGCACCGCTCTCCGTCACCCCGTCACCGGACAGCCGCTCCTCATCGACGGAGACGTGCAGGACGCGGAGGAACGGGGGGACTTCCAGGGCCAGGCCTTGTTGTCGTACGAGCCGTCTCCGGGCACCATCTTCTTCGTCGGCTACAGCCGACTGATGGACGGTCCCTACGGCTACCGGCTCGCGCGCAAGAACCCGGTCACGGACGGGTTCTTCATCAAGCTCTCCTACCTTCTGCGTTTGTAG